The following are from one region of the Mesorhizobium sp. B4-1-4 genome:
- a CDS encoding zinc ribbon domain-containing protein produces the protein MVSDNVPTSRHHGAPKHGEALLAGLVRCRRCGRKLTVRYTGIKHNIPRYSYWRGLLDNGEPRCIAFGGLRADDAMRKRSCESVSRERLLPLPKLRRKLPIVVTRSGTP, from the coding sequence ATGGTGAGCGACAACGTGCCCACGAGCCGACATCACGGGGCGCCCAAGCATGGCGAGGCTCTGCTCGCCGGGCTTGTCCGCTGCCGGCGCTGCGGCCGCAAGCTCACGGTGCGGTACACTGGCATCAAGCACAACATTCCGCGCTATTCCTACTGGCGGGGTCTGCTCGACAATGGCGAGCCGCGATGCATCGCTTTTGGCGGACTGCGCGCCGATGATGCGATGAGGAAGCGCTCCTGCGAGTCGGTGAGCCGGGAGCGATTGCTGCCGCTGCCGAAGCTGAGGCGCAAGCTGCCAATCGTCGTGACCAGGTCCGGGACGCCCTAA